The following are from one region of the Abiotrophia defectiva ATCC 49176 genome:
- a CDS encoding pyruvate, water dikinase regulatory protein: protein MEDTRPTLHYFIISDAIGETAQKVAQSSLVQYPSAHKVCHKYNFISNINDLDIALEDAAAHDGLIFMTMINNEMAAYAERFFNKHQLTYYNLIQPIVDEIGYRINMKPTKIIGAQHELSDRYFDKIRAMEYCMSFDDGKDPKGFEEADIILLGVSRTGKTPLSMYLAMLGYKAANLPLIPENELPEILFKLDPNKIVGLTNRVEVINQHRDARMREYGITSPTKYASFDRIQEEFDFAQEVYKRIGCQTLDVSQRSIEESAAIILKMLDLHKHEN from the coding sequence ATGGAAGACACACGTCCAACTTTACACTACTTTATTATTTCGGATGCGATTGGAGAAACTGCTCAAAAGGTTGCGCAGTCATCCCTTGTTCAATATCCGTCAGCACATAAAGTATGTCACAAATACAACTTTATTTCAAATATAAACGATTTGGATATTGCCCTAGAAGATGCAGCTGCCCATGATGGTTTAATCTTTATGACCATGATTAATAACGAGATGGCAGCCTATGCTGAACGCTTTTTCAACAAGCACCAGCTGACCTACTACAATCTCATTCAACCGATTGTAGACGAAATTGGCTATCGGATTAACATGAAACCAACCAAGATTATTGGGGCCCAACACGAGCTATCTGACCGCTATTTCGACAAGATTCGGGCCATGGAATACTGTATGTCTTTTGATGACGGTAAGGACCCTAAAGGGTTCGAAGAAGCCGATATCATCCTACTGGGTGTCTCCCGTACAGGTAAGACGCCTCTCTCCATGTACCTGGCCATGTTAGGTTACAAGGCAGCTAACCTGCCACTAATTCCAGAAAATGAATTACCAGAAATTCTCTTCAAGTTAGACCCTAACAAGATTGTCGGACTGACTAACCGTGTAGAAGTTATTAACCAACACCGGGATGCCCGCATGCGGGAATATGGCATCACCAGTCCAACTAAGTACGCCTCCTTCGATCGCATTCAGGAAGAATTTGACTTTGCCCAAGAAGTTTATAAACGCATTGGTTGCCAAACCCTAGACGTTTCCCAACGTAGCATTGAAGAATCTGCTGCCATTATCCTCAAGATGCTAGACCTACACAAGCATGAAAACTAA
- a CDS encoding Fur family transcriptional regulator, with protein sequence MVDHHHHDCHGHQHCQSHDHQETEDMSVDEIVNRGMAQLKAAGYKMTKKRQEILHLFAENQRYLSAKYIHQQLAKDYPTMSYNTTYRNIYDFVDEGLLEATEYNGEQMFRINCWNCDHGHHHHHFICTVCGRTIPLDACPMDQVKTDLSQVEIEWHRFDVFGKCAQCKGKS encoded by the coding sequence ATGGTTGATCATCACCATCATGATTGCCATGGGCATCAACACTGTCAGTCGCATGACCATCAAGAGACTGAAGACATGTCAGTTGATGAAATTGTTAACCGTGGCATGGCACAGTTAAAAGCAGCTGGCTATAAAATGACCAAGAAGCGTCAGGAGATTCTGCATTTATTTGCGGAAAATCAACGCTATCTGAGCGCCAAGTATATTCATCAACAATTAGCCAAAGACTATCCGACTATGAGCTATAATACGACTTATCGCAATATTTATGATTTTGTGGATGAAGGCCTCTTAGAAGCCACGGAGTACAATGGCGAGCAAATGTTCCGTATTAACTGCTGGAACTGCGACCATGGACACCACCATCACCATTTTATCTGCACCGTGTGTGGCCGGACTATCCCCTTGGATGCATGTCCTATGGACCAGGTTAAGACCGACCTATCGCAAGTGGAAATCGAATGGCATCGTTTTGA